CAAAGTTTGTGGCCATTGTCCAGACCGTAGCCCTGCCCTTTTTCAGCCTGAAGACCGCCAGGCCATCATAACCCTGATCTTCAACCCATGGCTTCAGGAAATCACGCCTTGCCACGATTTCCTTCTTCAGCGCCATATCCTCATCCAGTTCCACTTCACCGCTCACCCGAACCTGAATGAGATTCTGCATGTCCTGGTTGTTAAAGCAGAACTCCACCTGCGGATTCGAGCACAACTGCCTGTACAGGTCCTTGAATTTTCCCGTGTGGAAAATTATGCCGTTGTCGTCAGCCCGGTACACCAGGATGCCGCGTACATGGGGAACGTTATCCTCGGACGTGGCAAGGTGACAGGCCTGATTTCCGTTGATTAGTGCAAATATCCCGTTCTTGTCCATAACCCCCTCCTCTTTGCAAGAGATTACTCCTCTAATAAATATCTTACACGATTATCGTGCCCCTTGTCTTTCAGAATCATACCTTTTTCCTGGATTATCCTGCTTTATTTGAGTTTTCAATATCACTACAGCCTCTGCTGCAGGCTTTCCTCATATATCCCTTATAAAGATTATTTGCGCATTATCAAGCAACTTGATATAATGACAAAGCAACCTAATATTTTGATTTGGGAAAATACATGGGAAATCGGTGCATATTGTAAAGGAGGGACTGATGAAACCAAGGAAAATTAAAGATAACATTTACTGGATGGGTTCTGTGGATTGGGACAGGCGTCTCTTCGACTCTCTCATCCCTCTGCCGGACGGAACAAGTTACAATGCCTATCTTATTGAAGGCAGTGAGAAGACTGTTTTAATTGACACGGTTGATCCATCCATGGTTGATGAATTGCTGTCACAGCTTGAAAATGTCTCCAAACTCGATTATGTAGTTTCACTTCATGCGGAACAGGACCATTCTGGCAGCATTCCTCTTATACTCTCCCGTTACCCTGAGGCAAAGTTGATTTCCAGCCCTATGGCAAAAGGGTTGGTGTTGGAGTTTCTGCATATAGCCGAGGAATCCTTTATTACTGTTAGTGACGGCGAAGCAATCTCTCTCGGGGACAAGACGCTGAAATTCATCTACACTCCGTGGGTACACTGGCCTGAGACGATGGTAGCTTACCTGGAAGAAGACAAAATCCTGTTCAGCGGTGATTTCTTTGGTTCCCATATTGCAACAAGCAATCTATTTGTTTCAGATGAAGCGCGTGTCTACGAGGCGGCTAAACGTTACTATGCTGAGATCATGATGCCCTTTCGGACTATTATCAAAAAAAACCTGGAAAAACTTGCAGTTTTAGAAATGGCTATCATAGCCCCCAGTCACGGGCCTGTTTATCCTCGCCCAGCCTTTATCCTTGATGCCCATAAAGACTGGATAGAGGCACCATCAAAGAACCTGGTAGTTTTACCTTATATTTCAATGCATAACAGTACAAAGCTGATGGTCGATTTCTTTGTTTCATCCTTGGTTGAAAAAGGCGTTGCTGTCGAACAATTCAATTTGGCCGTGACAGACACAGGGAAGCTGGCAATGGCTCTCGTTGACGCAGGGACTATAGTTATTGGGACCCCAACGGTTCTTGCAGGTCCCCATCCCTACGCCGTTAATGCTGCTTTTCTGACTAATGCATTACGTCCTAAAGCCAGATTCCTATCAATTATCGGTTCCTACGGGTGGGGCGGCAGGACTGTAGAAATCCTGTCGGGGATGCTCTCTAATCTTAAAGCAGAGGTTATAGAACCTGTTCTTGTCAAAGGCTTACCTTCTGAGGCTGATTTTAAAGCTCTTGAGATTTTGGCTGAAACCATAGCGACAAAACACAACGAAGCTGGATTGATATAGTCCATACATTTTTTTGCATTTAAGCGAGAACGTAATAGTTTAGTTCCTTATTTTACAGACAGATTCGGTCAATCAAGAAGAATTATTAAAGAGAGCATG
This portion of the Nitrospirota bacterium genome encodes:
- a CDS encoding pyridoxamine 5'-phosphate oxidase family protein, whose translation is MDKNGIFALINGNQACHLATSEDNVPHVRGILVYRADDNGIIFHTGKFKDLYRQLCSNPQVEFCFNNQDMQNLIQVRVSGEVELDEDMALKKEIVARRDFLKPWVEDQGYDGLAVFRLKKGRATVWTMATNFAPNTYIDL
- a CDS encoding FprA family A-type flavoprotein, whose product is MKPRKIKDNIYWMGSVDWDRRLFDSLIPLPDGTSYNAYLIEGSEKTVLIDTVDPSMVDELLSQLENVSKLDYVVSLHAEQDHSGSIPLILSRYPEAKLISSPMAKGLVLEFLHIAEESFITVSDGEAISLGDKTLKFIYTPWVHWPETMVAYLEEDKILFSGDFFGSHIATSNLFVSDEARVYEAAKRYYAEIMMPFRTIIKKNLEKLAVLEMAIIAPSHGPVYPRPAFILDAHKDWIEAPSKNLVVLPYISMHNSTKLMVDFFVSSLVEKGVAVEQFNLAVTDTGKLAMALVDAGTIVIGTPTVLAGPHPYAVNAAFLTNALRPKARFLSIIGSYGWGGRTVEILSGMLSNLKAEVIEPVLVKGLPSEADFKALEILAETIATKHNEAGLI